From Euwallacea fornicatus isolate EFF26 chromosome 35, ASM4011564v1, whole genome shotgun sequence, a single genomic window includes:
- the LOC136348723 gene encoding helicase ARIP4, which yields MCMIHICRQESVMEPVLQRLGDVTIQRLEKPKDPKQDPPSGISHMESNKPEEDPENLDGFFPSDEESSGEFDDKDRVDYHPPVSNSLPSPQTQDFKRRFPEKWKRGGLNLGPEISFKKFKPADNDVEKEVLPSKVVPKLVQRPISPVLSPMKYEDDSEPNLSEDEVSYYDSELESEGELQDLGYDLGINLDSVEERKDAEVRPQATSLDSMSANTEASLLNSTLLTSAGRSGKSTISTSKSNSLDPVSKGEPTVNLPSSIDGDEGSIADGDESFFEKLVERADIPPSIDATCNVKLESPDEDYDIDIKEKLKEMGVTFASVKKGDKPKNPETPPSENEVVITKKSGEEVTVMSKGNLRRNIREVMDDTKLDETTLAAQRQEAERLKRVQEQQRILREYQRQVKEERMQQRVMSLLQGNDFPKPGPSNQTRIGNTVLVKLPNGQSKPMTKVPKPPFDVLKMPKIETAHSRYPHPGSSLGPMVPMGPMGAPRGYPRRPIPHRRSSGGVNLPASLSFSPLSHRGPPLMPTISHHSDSDSESEEIRRDTLMKLPKAKRGKSADSQTIEVSSDDDCIVVSESEADQNMEDEDQDDPSNSGMHTNDEFNLPDEQGRVLVNVGHTEDEPDVFVAPQIARIIKPHQIGGVRFLYDNIVESITRFDSSAGFGCILAHSMGLGKTLQIVTFSDVFLRYTPTRTILCIMPINTLQNWLAEYNMWTPTAEAAANSPLGVHGEVRPRNFNIHVLNDAHRTLVARQKVIHEWTTNGGVLLIGYEQYRLLSMKKNPKTKRKSMAAPEVNNDDKNKPIFDEIYTALVNPGPDLVICDEGHRIKNAHASTSTALKQLRTKRRVVLTGYPLQNNLTEYWCMVDFVRPNYLGSKTEFLNMFERPIMNGQCIDSTEADIKLMRYRAHVLHSLLVGFVQRRSHRVLQTVLPQKEEYVLLVRLTPFQRLLYDRFMNEVVRKQSVPNPLKAFAVCCKIWNHPDVLYNFLVKRARGDAVDLDLEEVASTISRSTTSETKPKRGPGKPRKAPLKGRGGKPAASITPYNSNMEPSFNPMQLPTSTGSNGPPINSQSANSPGHSQAGANNISFSTAPKSSETNYGPYTDEFNQPRITFEGISQFFDDHITQSTYSQNFDENAQFSPRIPRTFAQSPSAVNSCVGGFTQPIQNMSQNQNSSSNLQAPGQTRLFNLDSQNTVTVSSTNQAKQLPIIPSLPSGISLTPLSNKNQTSSQNFPSQVKPPLDSMEVTPPTNPTSFGQYVENVQLQPQISHFGSQNPAQKDFESSQNPQIGFAQSEQWKHEINPSSSNLNPTPSTSPLRPKKEELSPSETTNHFASPLKSESSNDSKPKINIISDIILPSVFASDKKKKNISDCKIDIKKEDVDEDKFGVKREIEKIKNELNNELKIEDDNKPLPVGEPPLSKFPALSPAKDSKEDSGIPYDWAIDLLKEYVPGKIDNSAKFLILFRIIRESLALGDRLLVFSQSLITLDLIEQFLQASDIPGETQKWAKNISYFRLDGSTVAQEREKLINEFNSNPKIYLFLVSTRAGSLGINLIGANRVVVLDASWNPCHDTQAVCRVYRYGQRKPCFVYRLVVDNCLEKKIYDRQVSKQGMSDRVVDECNPDAHLTIKDVSTLCFDDKKDEGEIKDWSFCKDKYIDVVLQKVLQAHGTSLTKEPFQHESLLVDRKEKQLSQQEKRLAKKGYEREKNAARQPSYLSGSSRGQRPVASVRPMQQGGERPSRWIPAEHWQRQGMTAQEMTLPLDVVIPTNQPEKGNIVLKAGQKVLVLKSPKGVYMQLESGKIVAIKTAIKVKGKADDNSSDPMKMSVKTPFLPPSMKVNPPPPMSPIAQKRPCKQTNQGPFMTGTRMNMKSVQKQVPNLSSRVQGVGKKLQNMQEKPKPYEIGAEIMKPLKENEPLPGSSSEDEHPPLERENARPQLPLPTNDADTDDLEKRIFQLKKNISIQRVTTGGVKQPIKALPTSQIPGSSQPLQPSQQQKSTLKESQFLPKNVKKLNLQEKSKIKQGDSILERLGQSTSIMETTPFQETLDSITAGFKNPDHLDHLDTDDDEDEGRPSLDDLENEEDGISDESLGPHKQVGIGVEAEPIEGSDQSDEVTYVSEQPGEAVAGQFPNQPKSDGSADYNASNYSFNYNYNVTPYQGHPPPQSYTYPPQQAPSYDSYSGYTPQQPPYNYGFQGYPPQQPHYASHPPQPGYDYNNPPPVYPNYPYPTHSQQYAPPPQGMYPPPAAGVQPTGYTEYSQYPGPSQPTSNYYQNN from the exons ATGTGTATGATACATATTTGTCGTCAAGAAAGTGTAATGGAACCAGTGTTGCAAAGGCTTGGAGATGTAACGATCCAGAGGCTAGAAAAACCCAAGGACCCGAAGCAGGATCCACCAAGTGGTATCAGTCATATGGAATCTAATAAGCCTGAGGAAGACCCAGAGAATTTAGATGGATTCTT TCCTTCAGATGAGGAAAGTAGCGGAGAATTTGACGACAAAGATAGAGTTGACTACCACCCACCTGTTTCAAACTCACTGCCATCACCTCAAACTCAGGATTTTAAACGCAGGTTTCCTGAAAAGTGGAAGCGTGGAGGTTTAAACTTAGGACCTgaaatatcatttaaaaaattcaaacctGCTGATAATGATGTTGAGAAAGAAGTATTACCATCCAAGGTGGTTCCAAAACTTGTCCAAAGACCCATATCTCCTGTATTATCACCAATGAAGTATGAAGATGATAGTGAACCTAATCTTAGTGAAGATGAAGTATCTTATTATGATTCTGAGTTAGAGTCAGAGGGAGAGTTACAGGACCTTGGTTATGATCTTGGGATAAATTTAGACTCTGTTGAAGAACGGAAGGATGCCGAAGTGAGACCTCAAG CTACCAGCTTAGATTCTATGTCTGCTAACACAGAAGCCAGTCTACTGAACTCTACTCTTCTAACGTCCGCAGGTAGATCAGGAAAATCTACCATATCTACATCAAAAAGTAACTCTTTGGACCCTGTTTCTAAAGGAGAACCTACTGTCAATCTTCCGTCATCTATTGATGGGGATGAGGGTAGTATTGCAGATGGAGATGAAtcattttttgagaaacttGTTGAGCGGGCAGATATACCTCCTTCAATAGATGCAACTTGCAATGTCAAATTGGAGAGTCCAGATGAGGATTATGACATCGACATAAAGGAAAAGTTAAAGGAAATGGGAGTTACTTTTGCTTCAGTTAAAAAGGGGGATAAACCAAAAAATCCTGAAACGCCtccttcggaaaatgaagtaGTCATAACAAAGAAATCAG GAGAGGAAGTGACAGTTATGAGTAAGGGAAATTTACGTCGCAATATCAGAGAAGTGATGGATGATACGAAACTCGATGAAACAACTTTGGCCGCACAACGGCAGGAAGCTGAAAGATTGAAAAGGGTACAAGAACAACAAAGGATATTAAGGGAATATCAGAGGCAAGTGAAGGAGGAGAGGATGCAGCAGAGGGTAATGTCATTGTTGCAAGGAAATGATTTTCCAAAACCTG GACCTTCAAATCAAACAAGAATAGGTAACACTGTGCTGGTGAAGTTGCCCAATGGTCAAAGCAAACCAATGACCAAAGTGCCAAAGCCTCCATTTGATGTTCTTAAG ATGCCAAAAATTGAAACCGCACATTCAAGATACCCCCATCCTGGATCATCACTGGGGCCGATGGTGCCTATGGGACCAATGGGCGCTCCTCGTGGATATCCTAGAAGACCAATTCCTCATAGACGAAGTAGTGGGGGAGTAAATCTACCGGCTTCTTTGAGTTTCTCTCCCCTGTCGCATCGGGGTCCACCGTTAATGCCAACGATATCTCATCACAGCGATAGTGACAGTGAAAGTGAGGAAATCAGGCGAGATACTTTAATGAAGCTACCAAAAGCAAAGAGAG gGAAATCAGCAGATAGTCAAACCATCGAAGTTTCTTCTGATGATGACTGCATTGTTGTTTCGGAGTCCGAAGCAGATCAGAATATGGAAGATGAAGATCAAGACGACCCAAGCAACTCCGGCATGCATACAAATGACGAATTTAACCTCCCAGATGAGCAAGGACGTGTTTTGGTCAATGTAGGACATACTGAAGATGAGCCCGATGTCTTTGTGGCACCGCAAATTGCTAGGATTATTAAACCACATCAAATAGGTGGCGTGCGGTTTTTATATGATAATATCGTTGAGAGCATTACAAG GTTTGATTCATCTGCTGGCTTTGGATGCATATTAGCACACTCAATGGGACTCGGAAAAACTCTTCAAATTGTAACATTTTCGGACGTTTTCCTGCGATATACGCCAACCAGGACAATCCTTTGTATTATGCCTATCAATACTCTTCAAAATTGGTTAGCAGAGTATAACATGTGGACCCCAACAGCGGAG GCTGCAGCAAACAGCCCATTAGGTGTACACGGAGAAGTGAGGccacgaaattttaatatacatgTCTTGAATGATGCACATAGGACATTAGTGGCCAGACAAAAAGTGATTCACGAATGGACCACCAATGGAGGAGTGTTATTAATTGGTTATGAACAGTATCGGCTACTAAGTATGAAGAAAAACccaaaaactaaaagaaaatctATGGCTGCTCCTGAAGTGAATAACgatgataaaaataaacctaTTTTTGATG AAATATATACCGCCCTGGTAAATCCAGGGCCAGATTTAGTAATTTGTGACGAAGGACACCGTATTAAGAATGCACATGCATCAACTTCAACAGCTTTGAAACAGTTGCGAACAAAGAGACGTGTTGTACTTACCGGATATCCGTTACAGAATAATTTGACTGAGTATTGGTGCATGGTAGACTTTGTACGACCAAATTATTTAG GTTCAAAAACTGAATTCCTCAATATGTTTGAGCGTCCAATAATGAACGGCCAATGTATAGACTCAACAGAAGCTGACATTAAGTTAATGAGATACCGAGCACACGTTCTACATTCTTTATTGGTGGGTTTCGTGCAAAGGCGATCTCATAGAGTATTGCAAACAGTCTTGCCACAAAAGGAAGAATATGTGCTGTTAGTACGTTTGACACCGTTTCAAAGACTACTTTACGATAGATTCATGAACGAAGTGGTTAGGAAACAATCGGTGCCAAATCCATTAAAAGCTTTCGCCGTTTGTTGCAAGATCTGGAATCATCCAGATGTGCTGTATAATTTTTTGGTGAAGAGAGCTAGAGGTGACGCAGTGGATCTCGACCTGGAAGAAGTCGCAAGTACCATTAGCA GGTCAACAACTTCCGAGACAAAACCAAAGAGAGGACCAGGTAAACCAAGGAAGGCACCACTTAAAGGTCGAGGTGGTAAACCGGCTGCCTCCATAACTCCCTATAATAGTAATATGGAACCTTCTTTCAATCCTATGCAACTCCCTACTTCTACAGGATCTAATGGACCACCCATTAATTCGCAATCTGCTAATAGTCCTGGACATTCTCAAGCTGGAGCAAATAATATATCATTTTCCACTGCCCCAAAAAGTTCTGAAACTAATTACGGTCCATACACCGATGAATTTAATCAGCCTCGTATTacgtttgaaggtatttctcAATTCTTTGATGATCACATAACTCAATCTACCTATAgtcaaaattttgatgaaaatgctCAGTTTTCTCCAAGAATTCCAAGGACTTTCGCTCAATCACCGAGTGCTGTTAATTCATGTGTCGGCGGGTTTACACAGCCCATCCAAAATATGTCTCAAAATCAAAACTCGTCATCAAATCTTCAAGCACCTGGACAAACAAGgctttttaatttagataGCCAAAATACTGTGACAGTTAGCAGTACGAACCAAGCAAAACAGCTCCCTATTATACCCAGTCTGCCTTCTGGAATTTCATTAACTCctttaagtaataaaaatcaaacaagTTCACAGAATTTTCCCAGTCAAGTGAAACCTCCCTTGGATTCCATGGAGGTTACACCTCCGACAAATCCCACTTCATTTGGACAGTATGTTGAAAATGTTCAGTTGCAACcacaaatttcacatttcggATCACAAAATCCCGCCCAGAAAGATTTCGAATCCAGCCAAAATCCCCAAATCGGTTTTGCACAATCGGAGCAATGGAAACACGAAATCAATCCATCTTCAAGCAATTTGAATCCTACTCCTAGTACCAGCCCTCTTAGGCCAAAGAAGGAAGAACTAAGCCCAAGCGAGACTACTAATCATTTTGCCAGTCCTCTGAAAAGCGAATCAAGCAACGATTCGAagccaaaaataaatattatcagCGACATTATTTTACCGTCAGTATTTGCCTcagacaaaaagaaaaaaaatattagtgaTTGTAagattgatataaaaaaagaagatGTCGATGAAGATAAATTTGGGGTGAAGCGGGAGatagagaaaattaaaaatgaattaaataatgAGCTGAAAATTGAAGATGACAATAAGCCATTGCCGGTAGGCGAGCCTCCTTTGTCAAAGTTTCCTGCATTGTCACCAGCAAAAGATTCCAAGGAGGATAGTGGAATACCATATGATTGG gcgattgatttattaaaagagTACGTTCCCGGCAAGATAGACAATTCCGctaaatttctcattttattTCGTATTATAAGGGAAAGTTTAGCATTAGGCGACCGGCTATTGGTATTCAGTCAGTCTCTAATAACATTAGATTTGATAGAACAGTTCCTACAGGCAAGTGATATTCCTGGCGAGACACAGAAATGggcaaaaaatattagttACTTTC GATTGGATGGATCTACAGTTGCCCAAGAGCGAGAAAAACTAATCAACGAGTTTAACTCTAATCCAAAGATTTACTTATTCTTAGTTTCTACAAGGGCAGGTTCTCTTGGAATTAATCTGATTGGTGCGAATCGGGTTGTCGTTTTGGATGCATCCTGGAATCCTTGTCATGACACACAAGCCGTTTGCCGAGTATACAGATACGGCCAAAGAAAACCATGTTTTGTTTATCGTTTAGTGGTGGACAACTGtttggagaaaaaaatatacgaTAGACAAGTTAGTAAACaag GTATGTCGGATCGGGTGGTTGACGAATGCAACCCCGACGCACATTTAACGATCAAAGACGTAAGTACTCTGTGTTTCGACGACAAAAAGGACGAGGGAGAAATAAAAGACTGGTCTTTCTGCAAAGACAAATACATAGATGTTGTTTTACAAAAAGTTCTACAGGCGCATGGCACCTCTTTAACCAAAGAACCATTTCAACATGAATCGCTTCTCGTTGatcgaaaagaaaaacaactgTCTCAGCAAGAAAAGAGATTAGCTAAAAAAGGGTATGAACGGGAGAAGAACGCAGCGAGACAGCCTTCATATCTAAGTGGATCTTCTAGAG gCCAGAGGCCAGTTGCTTCAGTAAGACCAATGCAACAAGGAGGGGAGCGTCCCTCAAGGTGGATTCCAGCCGAACACTGGCAGCGACAAGGTATGACCGCCCAAGAAATGACGTTGCCTCTAGACGTCGTAATTCCTACAAATCAGCCAGAAAAAGGAAATATCGTTCTGAAAGCTGGACAGAAAGTTCTAGTTTTGAAGTCTCCTAAAGGGGTTTACATGCAGCTAGaaagtggaaaaattgttGCCATTAAGACTGCTATAAAAGTGAAGGGAAAGGCAGATGATAATTCGTCTGATCCTATGAAGATGAGTGTTAAAACGCCTTTCCTGCCTCCTTCAATGAAGGTTAATCCTCCTCCTCCTATGTCACCGATTGCCCAGAAACGACCTTGCAAACAAACAAACCAAGGACCATTTATGACAGGGACGAGAATGAACATGAAAAGCGTTCAAAAGCAGGTCCCCAATTTATCTTCAAGAGTTCAAGGTGTAGGGAAAAAACTTCAGAATATGCAAGAAAAGCCCAAACCTTATGAAATAGGAGCAGAAATTATGAAGCCTTTGAAAGAAAATGAGCCGCTTCCTGGGAGTAGTAGCGAAGATGAGCACCCCCCTCTAGAGCGAGAGAACGCGCGACCACAGCTTCCGTTACCTACCAACGATGCGGATACAGATGATTTGGAAAAGAGGATATTCcagttgaagaaaaatatatcgataCAGCGG gTGACGACTGGAGGTGTGAAACAACCTATTAAAGCCTTACCGACTTCCCAAATTCCTGGCAGTTCTCAACCGCTACAACCTTCTCAGCAACAAAAATCAACGCTGAAAGAGTCTCAGTTTTTAccgaaaaacgtaaaaaaattaaacctccAGGAGAAGTCGAAAATAAAGCAAGGCGATTCGATTCTAGAGCGTTTAGGACAATCTACTTCCATAATGGAAACAACACCATTTCAG GAAACACTAGACAGTATAACTGCCGGGTTTAAAAACCCTGATCATTTGGATCATCTTGACACAGATGATGATGAAGACGAGGGTCGACCTTCGCTGGATGACCTCGAAAATGAAGAGGATGGCATTTCTGATGAATCTCTGGGGCCCCATAAACAG GTTGGGATAGGCGTCGAAGCAGAGCCCATCGAAGGTAGCGATCAAAGTGATGAAGTCACTTATGTTTCGGAACAACCAGGAGAGGCAGTTGCCGGACAGTTTCCCAATCAGCCAAAATCTGACGGGTCGGCGGATTATAATGCAAGCAATTATAGTTTTAACTATAACTACAATGTCACACCATATCAGGGACATCCACCACCTCAAA GCTACACATACCCCCCTCAACAAGCACCGTCATATGATAGTTATAGCGGATACACCCCCCAACAACCACCTTATAATTACGGATTTCAAGGTTATCCTCCGCAGCAGCCACATTACGCTTCTCATCCGCCCCAACCAGGATATGACTACAATAATCCTCCTCCGGTATATCCAAATTACCCTTACCCAACTCATTCACAACAATACGCTCCTCCACCTCAAGGAATGTACCCTCCTCCCGCGGCAGGTGTTCAACCTACTGGTTACACCGAGTATTCTCAATATCCCGGTCCGTCTCAGCCAACTTCCAACTACtaccaaaataattaa